The genomic segment TCAAACGTTTGCAACTCGTTGAGCAATTGTGTCATGTTATAATCAAGTTTGTTCAATAGTTGCTCTTGAATTGCAGGAAATTCGGAGGCAATGATTCCAAAATCATGCTCACTTGTGTACCATCATCTATGGTCACACCATGAGTCTCAGCCTCAGTGAAATAGTTAACCATGTTCAAAACATGCGCTCCAACTGATTGGCCTTTCTTCATCTTAGCATTCATGGCATTCTTAATGGCTTCAATCTTAAATTGACTAGATTGCTGACCAAACATAGCTTGCAGAGAATCCATTATCTCATAAGCATTCTCTACATTCTCCTGCTTAAGTCTAAGCACATCGTTCATTCCGGCTAACATGTAGCCCTTGGCTTTATTGTTTGCTGCGATCCA from the Primulina tabacum isolate GXHZ01 chromosome 8, ASM2559414v2, whole genome shotgun sequence genome contains:
- the LOC142554722 gene encoding uncharacterized protein LOC142554722; translated protein: MSPGHVLALLNEKLTGENFLKWKSNINIALVCENLKFVLTGECPPEPPLNASRSVREIYDRWIAANNKAKGYMLAGMNDVLRLKQENVENAYEIMDSLQAMFGQQSSQFKIEAIKNAMNAKMKKGQSVGAHVLNMVNYFTEAETHGVTIDDGTQVSMILESLPPNFLQFKSNY